TGCTGGGGGGGAGATAGGTCCCTGTACCATTCGGTGCCAACCTGCACAGCCTCAAGTTAATTGTCCGTCTGTGTgttacaaaggaaggaaggagcaaaaCACACTAAGAATGGCTTCAGCTGTTCCTCATGGGCTATTGCAAGCTTGCTAAGGAATGCTGTCCAAACTTGCCTGTCTCTCTCTGCTGTTTGCCAGTCCTGAGCTTGTTCTGAAGTACAATAGTCTTTCTATACTGAAATAAAACATTACTGTGCATCCATAACCTTTGTGAGTGTTCTATCCAAAGAGCATGTGTGTGGTCACAAGCATCCTTCCTTAGCAATGTTTTAGCCTCCCTAGCAAGGGTCGGCTCACACGCTTGCTGGGATATTTGTGAACTCCTCCCAAACCAATTTTGTGAGTTGGATGGGACTGGAGACCTATTGCCTTTCGGAATTTTGCAAATTCAcaggggacaggtctatcaatggccgctagtcttgatggctgtaggctacttccagcctcagaggcaggatgcttctggatacgagttgcaggggagcaacagcaggagagagagtgtgccttggtctcttgcctgtggacttcctagaggcctctggtgggccactgtgggaaacaggacgctggagcagataggccttgggcttgacccagcagggctgtttttatgcttATCAGATCTTATGTAAGGCCACTAGATTGTCtctttacaatgtccttttaaagacaCTGTAAGCTTATCTAATTGTCTTTCTCATCCCAGTTGCCTCCTGGCCTGGCTTATCTTGGGTCCTGCTCATGgctccaccactaacagagatccagttggcggggactagagacagggccttttcggttgtggcccctcggctttggccCACcgtccctgaagagcttcgctatgttccctccctcagtgttcttaaaaaaacaactaaaaagacATCTTTTTAATGAGACTTTTTcatgttccatctttggttatatctggtagttctttagtttttataattcttaatttttagctttttaaataactttgaatttgaaacttaattctgattgtggttttagcttggacttGTAATTTGTTTACTTaatctggttaattttattagctttattttacattgtatctattttattgttgtgcactgccctgagcagtagtgtattggaggggcggggtatacatatttttattaataataataataataataatacccccttTGACTACTGTACTGGGGCTCATTGAAGTGCATCCTTAGTAGCAGATTTGCAGAACTTGCTCTCTGTAGCCTGGCAAATACTGTGTTGTGTTTTGCTTCATATTTGTACCCTCAGTACTCTCATTTGCACAAGATTGCTTGCACCCTGCTGACTGGAAGAGAGGGAACTTCCTTTGCCACTATGCTTCATCACTGGGTGTCTGCAAGGAATGTGGGGAGAACTGCCTGCATACCTGTAGCCAGATTAATGGATGCCACACAACATGAACCTTAAAAAGGTCACTAGCCCAGGCAAAAAATACTCCAGTAATAGAAAAGATTTAATAGCACTAAAATGTGCGTCAAATCATTCTTAAGCAAACCTAACCAATagtaatcccccccccttttgctagTAAGAGCAGTAGCAATCCCTTCATCCAGGTTGCACTGTAAAAAGCCCTCTTTGGCGTGCTGCAGAACTGCTGCTTCTCAAACGTCCTCCTAAAGTCGATGCGTTTCGTAGCACAAGCTTTAAGGCAACAGCATGGAACTGACAGCTGGGGGCAACTTGAAATGTGGGACGTACAGTTAAGTTCTGTGAAAGTGTGACGTGTGGCCAAAAAGGGACGGACTAGGGCGGAGGTCTAGCAGGAAAAGACAGTTGACAGGAAAGGCCCAGGAAAAACACGAGGTAAAACGAGAGCTGACCAGAAACCACAACCGAGGCCAGAAATGCCTTGGCCCCAGGCCAGTGCCGAAGCAAAGGCCAACTCAGAGTGTGGCCTGTTGGAAGAGTcaaggatgcctctggataccagttgcagggagcaacagcagaaatgGGGGCAGGCTTTCATCTcctgaggcagctggtgggccactgcgggaaacgggatgctggtctagataggccttgggctatccagaatggctgctcttaAGTTCTTAAGCTTTATTGCCACTAGTAAGAAAACTTTTCGTCGTATTAAAAAAAGACATTTTTCTCCACCCTTCAGCACACTACCATGGTCTTCAAAGATTGTTCAGACAGGCCCCCAGAGGCTGTGTACCAAATATCTTTTGAGTTTGTTGTCGAAAAGCAAAGCAACTATATAGTTCTGGTTTAAGAACGGGCAAGTTGTGGTGCCCTCTGGGAAAATGAGCACCTTCTGGCTTAGCAAGATGCTGTGGACTTCTGGAATGACGCCTTGCTCTTCAACACTGTCCTGACATGCTCAGCGTTCCGCTTGTGAAGGCACAACCACCCCTTGGTGCACAGAGGGCCGGGCCTCCTACTTCTTGCGCTTGGAACTCAACCAGTCCCCCCAAGGCAATTTCTTCTTGCCCTTCGAGATGCTCCTCAAGGATTGCAGCGCCTGGACTTGCTGTAGACGCCTCGAAAGTTCCTGCTCGCAGGTCTTCTGCAGTGCCTCAACCTTTGGCCCGTCCCAGCTCAGGGCCGCGGCAAGGGCTTCTGGGTCTTCTTTGAAAACCAGCTGCAACAGAAAACAAAAGCTCATCACTCCGGGCTGTTAAAACAAGATGTGGGGAGCTGGTGACTGGTTCAGCTCTCCcgtttctgtttttaactaaatgcagttgcgggggggggggtgtcggggtaGCTCCAAGAGAGGCTCTGCAGGAGGGAGGATTTAACCCTCTTCCCTTCACCATCCCCCTCATCTGAGTCTAAATTGGTAGCACATTGGCAGCTTGCCTCAAGCCGGGAATGTAGTAACTAGATGGGACAGCTCACGCATACTAATTAATGCTCCCTTATTGTTCCTTTTGCGGCACCCAGTTTGCTTGAGAAACATGTGCCTCTTGAACTGAACCTCTCAACCATATCTGCCTCCCCGGCACCATTCACGCCCCCCTCTAGCTGTCTTTGCTAAACTAAGACGTTCCAGCTGCTTTAGCCCTTCCTTGTATGGAAGTCACTTCTGGTCTTACCCACCTCTAAGTCCTGACTGGCGAGGCTGAGTTCTGGGGCTGCTTTTTCCTTGAGTGTGGCCAGGAGCTGGCGATTGAGCAGAATCCCAGTCCCAGcacctcttctgctgctgccatccaTGTCGTCCGCCTCAGTACCCTCCATAGCAGTTTCTTCCGACTCTGGAGGGGAACCAGGAGAGTGTGTTTTTGAAAAGGAGATGTGCCCCTGAAAATACAGCCCGTCTTACTGgatgctgtattattattattatttattcagtttctataccgcccttctaaaaatggctcagattggtttacgcagagaaataataaataaataagatggatctatCTCACTTGCTGTAGCTTCTGTTCACtgggcaaagaaacaccttttacaAATGCACTCTTCTGCTTAGCAgcaggaaagcaactgtccctgttcagcccagtaaataaataatctatctCCTGTAGCTGCTGCTGATGGTATCGCTcttgtatttctttattttatttatttagcatatttatatgccgccccaaactcatgtctctggttggtttacaataaaacaacaccgattaaaacaatgtaaaaacatcGACAAATTccataagtctaattaaaagcttggattAATAAATGCGTCTTaacagctcttttaaaagctgtcagaaatgggaaggtggcaatggagaaggccaatccctgagtagccaccagacagagCTGCCAGGATTTTCAGATTATGAATCCTTTTTAGTTTTTTGGTGTAAACCCCTTTGATAACTTttctattgttgaaaagcagtatacaaataataaAATCTATCCAAGGACTACACTACCATAACATTGCCCAGTTCTTCTTTACTGTAGTGATGTGTCTCaagagtatttattttattggtttAGAATATAACCCGCTACTCCAGTACACTTCTGCTCAGAGCCACTCacaaaatcaataaaacagaTAAATTATAAAATAATACAAAGTTAACAGAAATTAACTAAAAACAAGCCTCAGTTAAAGCCCCCCaaaacacgatagacaccagcaacagccactggagggatgctgtgctggggatggatagggccaattgctctccccctgctcaacaaagagaatcgCCGCTTTAAAAACATGCTTCTTGGCTCagcatgtttctttttccactctctttttagactgggagTCCTTTATGGATAGGGGACCATCCcaattaattatgtattatttgtcgctttgagaacttgggttgaagagcagtatatgaaTAGTCATAGTAGTAGTGGTTTCTTAAACACTcttaagggagggagcatgatggagctcttccaggagggtgttccaaagccgaggggccacacgGAAAAAGGCCCCGTCACTCATCACTTAACCTATTACCTTCTGCCTTGGGAACAATGTGGTCCTCATTTTTCAAGGCCTGCAGGTAGAGTTCCAGGAGCTGCCTGGACTGGCGCTCTTCTTCCCGCCTGTCCAGCACTTGCTGGAGGGTGTCCTGCAGAGCTTGAATTTTGGCTTGGTTCTCAGCAAGTTCGCATGCCAAATCCGGACATGGCACATCAGTGAGCACCTGGAATAAAATGCAGCGAAGGGGTTTACGCAGCTGCTTTGTAtcgggtcagaccattggcccatctagcacaGAAGTATCTACACTAACAGAAGGGAGGTCACCggggtctttcccatcacctgccaCCTGATGATTCCATCCAGAACTGCCAGGAAtcgaacccaggaccttctgcattcagagcCTGTACTGTACcaatgagctatagccccatgGGCCTAATTTGACACCGGGGTACCAGATCTTTCTCCTGCACCTACATCAGCCAAAGATAGGGTTACTTCCTTTCACTTTCCCCCTCACGCATATTCAACGTTAAATATTCCAAACCACAGATTCCGTCCCTTGCTTAAACTAGATGTTTCTATGATTCTAAGCTTGGCATCCAATGCACGCTTCCTTGAAACCAGTCCCGTTGAATTTGGCAGGACCCCTAAAACTGGGTAAGACGGGGCTGTATGACAATCAGTTAGATCTTGAGCGTGAAGGCAAAACTCCATCCGCTGAATTGGGGGCAACTTCCACCCAGCAAATGCGAATATGCCCtcctattttattccttgcccaTTATCATGGTTAGCTTGTGAagggcagggaaggaggacaaTATAACATGGCCATACACAACATATCGTGCCCATACACTCAGGGCAGCTCCTTCTGTACCTGGAGATCTTCCTCAGACATCAAGATGATTGTGGAAAGGTCACCCTTCAGCTGCCTTGCAAGGTGCTTCCATTTCTCTGCGCCACTGTCCACTCCATCAACGTCTGTGACCTCTTTCTCAAGCCAGGCTGTGCCCCCATCTGAAAGAGGCCCAGTGGCGAGCGATAATTACAAAGAATCTTGCAGAACCTGTATGCCACAATCCTCTCACAGTACATTAGGCTTCCTCACACCATGATTATCATTAGATTATCACATGAGTATCACAAACGCCCTGCCCTAGCTCAGGAGATCTGCGTTTTCTGATCATGTTTTCccgttttctgatcatgtgctccAGTTTTTTCATCATGCGCTCTTAAAAAAAG
The genomic region above belongs to Hemicordylus capensis ecotype Gifberg chromosome 16, rHemCap1.1.pri, whole genome shotgun sequence and contains:
- the DFFA gene encoding DNA fragmentation factor subunit alpha, whose amino-acid sequence is MATAGSELSLLKQCLIRRNGQQEQHGVAASCLRELRSKAHDLLLIDKALAPITLVLAEDGTIVDDEDYFLCLPPNTKFVALAKGEKWASSSIDGGTAWLEKEVTDVDGVDSGAEKWKHLARQLKGDLSTIILMSEEDLQVLTDVPCPDLACELAENQAKIQALQDTLQQVLDRREEERQSRQLLELYLQALKNEDHIVPKAEESEETAMEGTEADDMDGSSRRGAGTGILLNRQLLATLKEKAAPELSLASQDLELVFKEDPEALAAALSWDGPKVEALQKTCEQELSRRLQQVQALQSLRSISKGKKKLPWGDWLSSKRKK